A window of Apium graveolens cultivar Ventura chromosome 8, ASM990537v1, whole genome shotgun sequence contains these coding sequences:
- the LOC141679359 gene encoding uncharacterized protein LOC141679359: MHEDLKSEYLEVEDPFILWENLKDRFDHHKLVYLPAAENDWANLRLQDFKSVRAYSSALFKISYRLIMCGEKVTEKRKIDKTLLTFHPNNINLAEMYRERKFTKFGDLLSTLLVAEHNHELVIKNHQSRPTGSVPLPEVNNMSFQQNVRGKGYRGGRGQGRYRGRGRSHDHFRPYNNSGNRKWQSESQSKRKAPRGGKTENICYRCGMDGHWTRNCHAPDHLVKIYQSSQKSKEKMVETNFANNNIDDFPRLTTGGISINGPNEPNETPIWEAED, encoded by the coding sequence ATGCATGAAGATTTAAAATCTGAGTATTTGGAAGTCGAGGATCCctttattttatgggaaaatctaAAGGATAGGTTCGATCACCATAAACTAGTTTATCTACCTGCAGCTGAAAATGATTGGGCTAATTTAAGACTTCAGGATTTTAAGAGTGTCCGAGCATATAGCTCTGCTTTGTTCAAAATAAGTTATAGGCTTATTATGTGTGGTGAAAAAGTTACGGAAAAAAGAAAAATCGATAAAACATTATTAACTTTTCACCCCAACAATATCAACTTAGCAGAGATGTACAGGGAGCGCAAATTTACTAAGTTTGGGGATCTTCTATCAACTCTCCTCGTTGCTGAACATAATCATGAATTGGTGATTAAGAATCATCAATCCCGTCCAACAGGATCTGTCCCATTACCTGAAGTAAATAACATGTCATTCCAGCAGAATGTACGTGGAAAAGGGTATAGAGGTGGACGGGGCCAAGGGCGGTACCGTGGACGAGGTCGGAGCCACGACCATTTTCGTCCATATAACAACTCTGGTAACCGGAAGTGGCAATCTGAATCACAGAGTAAAAGAAAGGCACCGCGAGGAGGAAAAACTGAAAATATTTGTTATAGGTGCGGCATGGATGGGCACTGGACACGTAATTGTCATGCCCCGGATCATCTTGTTAAGATATACCAATCTTCTCaaaaatcaaaagagaaaatggTAGAAACAAATTTCGCCAACAATAACATAGATGATTTTCCGAGACTCACAACAGGAGGAATAAGCATTAATGGTCCGAATGAACCTAACGAAACTCCCATATGGGAGGCTGAAGATTAG